The following are encoded in a window of Drosophila simulans strain w501 chromosome 3L, Prin_Dsim_3.1, whole genome shotgun sequence genomic DNA:
- the LOC6738723 gene encoding protein Teyrha-meyrha isoform X6 — MESNAFGSSHLPSQALVVLSEAASGLHEALRGQRPFPSRVIPFDFPLLQLPDAKDLHNMSLVGNYFNPHLLLNHGMLVANGAAAAAAAAGAGPASYFASDRSPLGKPSVLSNFSLPSAFSPPKYIGISLDQNLFNGSESFRTDSASPTCTSHESMEGSQDYDAVEKGESPRSNNSQDPRDLRHLHNAGKGHQALATSSSASSSSSSSCSTSNPAISTATSSVAVSMASHLAASSPHHHPHTHAHSHPHPLAHPHAHSHHHVGHHVGAPPVSTAVTTHHHMAHPHPLSHHHAAHHAALASLSMAGLRAVPGGLSLVTGLQAAAAGGAIPEMCPVCGLKLSAEEWHTHFLTELDRLYKLSAGFERASLQATYMFAPPCPAQENAIRTSHNRWETFQRIRNNRQNRLRLKVRKRKYGEMYMMESLYCSSCPICKRKYALETGKIPPEDDAKSQEEIETVDVESCNDEVPDSGSELAAPGSGSSGTVMPPSSMHNSNSQPGKLDGILYRTGCVLSQKDPHADEQDVSTNVTTASSSSWPGEAPTQAHISVKTVSELSSTTHHYYNADSCGVGVNDTNSSSSTHNNGGGSNKDLMMDTASCQNDSDEDVIVDDDDTVKLSSKINYGKMQRRQDEQNVGSSRSLENLSPVEERPRSEPQVSSTEPGPMDISHNNNNNNNNNNNSSSNNNNNPSAKYAESMENSLSQLSSMGVPGLTQLDTKA, encoded by the exons ATGGAAAGCAACGCATTTGGCAGCAGCCATTTGCCGTCCCAAGCGCTCGTTGTCCTCTCGGAAGCCGCTTCCGGTCTGCACGAGGCTCTACGTGGACAACGTCCGTTTCCATCGAGA GTAATCCCTTTCGATTTCCCCCTCTTGCAGCTACCCGACGCCAAAGATCTGCACAACATGTCACTAGTCGGCAACTACTTCAATCCGCACCTGCTGCTCAACCACGGGATGCTGGTGGCCAACggagcggcggcggcagcggcggcggctggAGCGGGACCGGCCAGCTACTTTGCCAGTGACCGCTCGCCGCTGGGCAAGCCGTCGGTGCTGTCGAACTTCTCGCTGCCGTCGGCCTTCTCGCCGCCCAAGTACATCGGCATATCCCTGGATCAG AATCTGTTCAATGGCAGCGAATCATTTCGCACGGATTCGGCCAGCCCCACATGCACATCGCACGAATCCATGGAGGGATCACAGGATTACGATGCCGTTGAAAAGGGTGAAAGTCCGCGCAGCAATAATTCTCAGGATCCCAGGGATTTGAGAC ATCTGCATAATGCGGGGAAGGGCCACCAGGCACTGGCCACCTCCTCGTCGGCGTCCAGCTCCTCGTCCTCTTCCTGCTCCACCAGCAATCCCGCCATCAGCACGGCGACCAGCAGCGTTGCCGTTTCGATGGCCAGCCACCTGGCCGCCTCCTCGCCGCACCATCACCCCCACACGCATGCCCACTCGCACCCGCATCCGCTGGCCCATCCGCACGCCCATAGCCACCACCACGTGGGCCACCATGTGGGGGCACCTCCAGTGTCAACGGCGGTGACGACGCACCACCACATGGCCCATCCCCATCCGCTGTCGCACCACCACGCCGCCCACCACGCGGCCTTGGCCAGTTTGAGCATGGCGGGTCTGCGGGCAGTTCCCGGTGGATTGAGCCTGGTCACTGGGCTGCAGGCGGCAGCTGCCGGCGGTGCTATTCCCGAGATGTGCCCCGTTTGCGGACTGAAGCTGAGCGCCGAGGAGTGGCACACCCACTTCCTCACCGAACTGGACAGGCTCTACAAGCTGAGCGCGGGATTCGAGAGGGCCAGCCTGCAGGCCACCTACATGTTTGCTCCTCCGTGTCCCGCGCAGGAGAACGCCATTCGCACCAGTCACAACCGCTGGGAG ACCTTCCAGAGAATACGTAACAATCGCCAGAACCGCCTGAGACTCAAAGTGCGAAAGCGCAAGTACGGCGAAATGTACATGATGGAGAGTCTTTACTGTAGCAGTTGTCCCATCTGCAAGAGGAAGTACGCCTTGGAGACGGGGAAGATACCTCCGGAG GACGATGCCAAATCGCAGGAGGAGATCGAAACGGTGGATGTGGAGAGCTGCAACGACGAAGTGCCCGACTCAGGGTCGGAGCTAGCTGCTCCGGGTTCGGGGTCATCCGGCACGGTTATGCCGCCCTCCAGTATGCACAACAGCAACTCGCAGCCGGGCAAGCTGGACGGGATTCTCTACCGGACGGGCTGTGTGCTCAGCCAGAAGGATCCGCATGCCGACGAGCAGGACGTGAGCACCAATGTGACAACGGCGAGCAGCAGTAGTTGGCCAGGCGAGGCACCAACCCAGGCACATATCAGTG TTAAAACCGTCAGCGAGCTGTCATCCACCACACACCACTACTACAACGCGGACTCCTGCGGCGTGGGCGTGAAcgacaccaacagcagcagcagcacccacAACAACGGCGGTGGCAGCAACAAGGATCTGATGATGGACACGGCCTCCTGCCAAAACGACAGCGACGAGGACGTGATTGTGGACGATGACGACACCGTGAAGCTGTCGAGCAAAATCAACTATGGCAAGATGCAGCGCCGCCAGGATGAGCAAAACGTGGGCAGCAGCAG ATCCCTCGAGAACCTGTCACCGGTGGAGGAGCGACCGCGGTCGGAGCCGCAGGTGAGCAGCACCGAGCCCGGACCCATGGACATAtcgcacaacaacaacaataataataacaacaacaacaatagcagcagtaataacaacaacaatccgTCGGCGAAATACGCGGAGAGCATGGAGAACAGCCTGTCGCAGTTGTCGTCGATGGGCGTGCCGGGATTAACGCAATTGGACACAAAG GCATAA
- the LOC6738723 gene encoding protein Teyrha-meyrha isoform X5 has product MESNAFGSSHLPSQALVVLSEAASGLHEALRGQRPFPSRVIPFDFPLLQLPDAKDLHNMSLVGNYFNPHLLLNHGMLVANGAAAAAAAAGAGPASYFASDRSPLGKPSVLSNFSLPSAFSPPKYIGISLDQNLFNGSESFRTDSASPTCTSHESMEGSQDYDAVEKGESPRSNNSQDPRDLRHLHNAGKGHQALATSSSASSSSSSSCSTSNPAISTATSSVAVSMASHLAASSPHHHPHTHAHSHPHPLAHPHAHSHHHVGHHVGAPPVSTAVTTHHHMAHPHPLSHHHAAHHAALASLSMAGLRAVPGGLSLVTGLQAAAAGGAIPEMCPVCGLKLSAEEWHTHFLTELDRLYKLSAGFERASLQATYMFAPPCPAQENAIRTSHNRWETFQRIRNNRQNRLRLKVRKRKYGEMYMMESLYCSSCPICKRKYALETGKIPPEDDAKSQEEIETVDVESCNDEVPDSGSELAAPGSGSSGTVMPPSSMHNSNSQPGKLDGILYRTGCVLSQKDPHADEQDVSTNVTTASSSSWPGEAPTQAHISVKTVSELSSTTHHYYNADSCGVGVNDTNSSSSTHNNGGGSNKDLMMDTASCQNDSDEDVIVDDDDTVKLSSKINYGKMQRRQDEQNVGSSRSLENLSPVEERPRSEPQVSSTEPGPMDISHNNNNNNNNNNNSSSNNNNNPSAKYAESMENSLSQLSSMGVPGLTQLDTKVGISSDLKPDDENKCFICKA; this is encoded by the exons ATGGAAAGCAACGCATTTGGCAGCAGCCATTTGCCGTCCCAAGCGCTCGTTGTCCTCTCGGAAGCCGCTTCCGGTCTGCACGAGGCTCTACGTGGACAACGTCCGTTTCCATCGAGA GTAATCCCTTTCGATTTCCCCCTCTTGCAGCTACCCGACGCCAAAGATCTGCACAACATGTCACTAGTCGGCAACTACTTCAATCCGCACCTGCTGCTCAACCACGGGATGCTGGTGGCCAACggagcggcggcggcagcggcggcggctggAGCGGGACCGGCCAGCTACTTTGCCAGTGACCGCTCGCCGCTGGGCAAGCCGTCGGTGCTGTCGAACTTCTCGCTGCCGTCGGCCTTCTCGCCGCCCAAGTACATCGGCATATCCCTGGATCAG AATCTGTTCAATGGCAGCGAATCATTTCGCACGGATTCGGCCAGCCCCACATGCACATCGCACGAATCCATGGAGGGATCACAGGATTACGATGCCGTTGAAAAGGGTGAAAGTCCGCGCAGCAATAATTCTCAGGATCCCAGGGATTTGAGAC ATCTGCATAATGCGGGGAAGGGCCACCAGGCACTGGCCACCTCCTCGTCGGCGTCCAGCTCCTCGTCCTCTTCCTGCTCCACCAGCAATCCCGCCATCAGCACGGCGACCAGCAGCGTTGCCGTTTCGATGGCCAGCCACCTGGCCGCCTCCTCGCCGCACCATCACCCCCACACGCATGCCCACTCGCACCCGCATCCGCTGGCCCATCCGCACGCCCATAGCCACCACCACGTGGGCCACCATGTGGGGGCACCTCCAGTGTCAACGGCGGTGACGACGCACCACCACATGGCCCATCCCCATCCGCTGTCGCACCACCACGCCGCCCACCACGCGGCCTTGGCCAGTTTGAGCATGGCGGGTCTGCGGGCAGTTCCCGGTGGATTGAGCCTGGTCACTGGGCTGCAGGCGGCAGCTGCCGGCGGTGCTATTCCCGAGATGTGCCCCGTTTGCGGACTGAAGCTGAGCGCCGAGGAGTGGCACACCCACTTCCTCACCGAACTGGACAGGCTCTACAAGCTGAGCGCGGGATTCGAGAGGGCCAGCCTGCAGGCCACCTACATGTTTGCTCCTCCGTGTCCCGCGCAGGAGAACGCCATTCGCACCAGTCACAACCGCTGGGAG ACCTTCCAGAGAATACGTAACAATCGCCAGAACCGCCTGAGACTCAAAGTGCGAAAGCGCAAGTACGGCGAAATGTACATGATGGAGAGTCTTTACTGTAGCAGTTGTCCCATCTGCAAGAGGAAGTACGCCTTGGAGACGGGGAAGATACCTCCGGAG GACGATGCCAAATCGCAGGAGGAGATCGAAACGGTGGATGTGGAGAGCTGCAACGACGAAGTGCCCGACTCAGGGTCGGAGCTAGCTGCTCCGGGTTCGGGGTCATCCGGCACGGTTATGCCGCCCTCCAGTATGCACAACAGCAACTCGCAGCCGGGCAAGCTGGACGGGATTCTCTACCGGACGGGCTGTGTGCTCAGCCAGAAGGATCCGCATGCCGACGAGCAGGACGTGAGCACCAATGTGACAACGGCGAGCAGCAGTAGTTGGCCAGGCGAGGCACCAACCCAGGCACATATCAGTG TTAAAACCGTCAGCGAGCTGTCATCCACCACACACCACTACTACAACGCGGACTCCTGCGGCGTGGGCGTGAAcgacaccaacagcagcagcagcacccacAACAACGGCGGTGGCAGCAACAAGGATCTGATGATGGACACGGCCTCCTGCCAAAACGACAGCGACGAGGACGTGATTGTGGACGATGACGACACCGTGAAGCTGTCGAGCAAAATCAACTATGGCAAGATGCAGCGCCGCCAGGATGAGCAAAACGTGGGCAGCAGCAG ATCCCTCGAGAACCTGTCACCGGTGGAGGAGCGACCGCGGTCGGAGCCGCAGGTGAGCAGCACCGAGCCCGGACCCATGGACATAtcgcacaacaacaacaataataataacaacaacaacaatagcagcagtaataacaacaacaatccgTCGGCGAAATACGCGGAGAGCATGGAGAACAGCCTGTCGCAGTTGTCGTCGATGGGCGTGCCGGGATTAACGCAATTGGACACAAAGGTGGGGATTAGTTCGGATTTAAAACCGGACGATGAAAACAAATGTTTCATTTGTAAG GCATAA